The ANME-2 cluster archaeon genome contains the following window.
TCCACAAGATATGATCCGGCTCCCTTCCTCAACATCTGTTTAAAGATAGAGACCTTATCAATATGCTCACCCTTTGCCCGCTGGTTCAGGATTGTTTCGATCTTCTTTAAAACATCTATTATAATAGTCATCATAAACCCTAGATTTTAGTTTTCAGATAATCTTTAAGTGCATCCTTCCAGTGGCGCATTGGTTCGGTCTTTCTATTCACAAGGACAGAATATTTTGGACGTTTTGCTTTCCTTATAAACTCATTGCTACTGCAGGGAACGATATTAGGAATAACGGCACTGGCAAACTCGTACCAGGAACATACCCCTTCGTTTGTGATATGGTATATCCCAGCCCCCAACCCGATGATCTCAGCCGTTTTCTGTGCCAGATCTGCCGTGTAAGTGGGCTTGCCGAACTGGTCATCCACCACCCTCACCTCATCCATCCCCGGAGACAGGTCCAGCATAGTGTCCACAAAATTCCTGCCATGCCTGCCGAACAGCCAGGAGGTCCTGATGATAAGGTAATCATTCATATGTTCCACGATATTCTGTTCTCCCAGCAGTTTTGACCGACCATAGACATTGATGGGATTAGTGTCATCCGATTCCAGGTATTCCTGCCTGGTCCCGTCAAACACATAATCAGTG
Protein-coding sequences here:
- the rfbD gene encoding dTDP-4-dehydrorhamnose reductase; translation: MVVGTVKTVIFGAYGMLGHDLQQVFPEAALFGRADLDITDTAQVKQAIRETGPDVVINAAAYTDVDGCEDNVEHACQVNGEALEHISRACRNMNARLIHFSTDYVFDGTRQEYLESDDTNPINVYGRSKLLGEQNIVEHMNDYLIIRTSWLFGRHGRNFVDTMLDLSPGMDEVRVVDDQFGKPTYTADLAQKTAEIIGLGAGIYHITNEGVCSWYEFASAVIPNIVPCSSNEFIRKAKRPKYSVLVNRKTEPMRHWKDALKDYLKTKI